A portion of the Cryptomeria japonica chromosome 5, Sugi_1.0, whole genome shotgun sequence genome contains these proteins:
- the LOC131875969 gene encoding uncharacterized protein LOC131875969, producing MADNAANFSSTEISLFFYDHGISLAHSSDYYPQGNGQAKSSNKNLINIMKKLVSENFKDWHKKLYEALWADRTSPKQDIMMSPFELVYGVGAQVALPLELAVTRLQTIIEDAYFQNSLEKRIMHLIRIDEKRDKSVDQIIEHQMRVKKIFDKWTRT from the coding sequence ATGGCTGACAATGCTGCTAATTTCTCTTCTACTGAGATTTCTTTATTTTTCTATGACCATGGAATCTCTCTTGCTCACTCTTCTGATTATTACCCTCAGGGAAATGGTCAGGCTAAATCTAGTAATAAAAACCTCAtaaatatcatgaaaaaattagtgagTGAAAACTTCAAGGATTGGCATAAAAAGCTATATGAAGCCCTTTGGGCTGATCGTACATCGCCAAAGCAGGATATCATGATGTCCCCATTTGAACTGGTCTATGGTGTAGGTGCTCAGGTAGCACTTCCTTTGGAACTGGCAGTTACTAGGTTACAAACTATCATTGAAGACGCTTACTTTCAGAATTCTCTAGAAAAACGGATTATGCATTTGATCCGAATTGATGAAAAAAGGGATAAGTCAGTGGACCAGATAATAGAGCATCAAATGAGGGTGAAGAAGATATTTGACAAGTGGACAAGGACATGA